From one Paenibacillus sp. FSL K6-1330 genomic stretch:
- the bglX gene encoding beta-glucosidase BglX, translating to MADQQLLSLVEQMTLEEKIAQLIQLAVPFFEGAQESGQITGPMESLGITDEIVSNAGSVLGLAGAEEVIAVQEAHLRKNRLKIPLLIMADIVHGFKTIFPVPLAMGSSWDPSLAERSAEIAAREASVSGLHVTFAPMVDLVRDPRWGRVMEATGEDPYLNSEFARAFVRGFQGNDLSGDLNRLAACVKHFAAYGAGEGGRDYNTVDMSERQLREYYLPAYKAALDEGVEMVMTAFNTVDGIPATGNKRLMRDVLRREWGFDGVLISDWGAVKELIPHGVAEDEAEAALRAIEAGVDIEMMTSSYVHHLPDMVREGLVDESLIDEAVLRILSLKKRLGLFERPVRGADPQAEREIVFCEEHRQAAREAAAKSCVLLKNDSLLPLRGEQRVALIGPFGASGDILGPWSWTGSKEDAVTLEQGLRSKLSSGALTVAEGCNVNVMTGQQLDEAMKAAKEADVIVLALGEDSEMSGEAGSRAFITLPEPQLELIRHLKTLEKPMVAVLFNGRPLDLHGVLDEADAVLEAWFPGSEGGAAVAALLMGEANPSGRLSMSFPYSVGQVPVYYNHFNTGRPKDAPDAQVRYVSQYLDIPNEPLLPFGFGLSYTDFLYGSMNLSAEEMSPDQPLEVTVSVTNAGDMAGEEVVQLYVRDRSGEVVRPVKELKAFRKVLLQPGERQEITFTLTEEQLRYHHSDLSFTSDAGEFDVMVGKNSRDTETRRFRLRK from the coding sequence ATGGCAGACCAACAACTACTTTCTCTGGTAGAGCAGATGACGCTGGAGGAAAAAATTGCGCAGCTTATACAACTGGCCGTCCCTTTTTTCGAAGGCGCTCAAGAATCGGGGCAGATTACAGGACCGATGGAGTCGCTTGGCATCACCGATGAGATCGTAAGCAATGCCGGCTCTGTGCTGGGTTTGGCGGGTGCGGAGGAAGTGATAGCCGTCCAAGAAGCGCATTTGCGCAAGAATCGATTGAAAATTCCGCTGCTCATCATGGCCGATATCGTTCACGGCTTTAAAACAATCTTCCCGGTGCCGCTTGCCATGGGGAGCTCTTGGGACCCTAGCCTAGCGGAGCGGAGTGCGGAAATCGCCGCCCGTGAAGCGTCGGTATCCGGCCTGCATGTGACATTTGCGCCGATGGTAGACCTGGTGCGCGATCCCCGCTGGGGACGCGTGATGGAGGCGACTGGTGAAGACCCTTATTTAAACAGTGAATTTGCCAGAGCCTTTGTCAGAGGTTTCCAAGGGAATGACCTGAGCGGCGATCTCAACCGGCTGGCCGCTTGCGTGAAGCACTTTGCCGCATACGGAGCAGGCGAAGGCGGCCGCGATTACAACACGGTGGACATGTCCGAGCGTCAGCTGCGGGAATATTACCTGCCTGCGTACAAGGCTGCGCTGGATGAGGGTGTCGAGATGGTCATGACCGCCTTTAATACCGTGGATGGCATACCAGCTACGGGCAATAAGCGGTTGATGCGTGATGTGCTGCGCCGCGAATGGGGTTTTGACGGCGTACTGATCTCCGACTGGGGTGCGGTCAAAGAGCTGATTCCTCACGGGGTAGCGGAGGACGAGGCAGAGGCCGCGTTAAGAGCCATCGAAGCGGGCGTGGACATCGAGATGATGACTTCCAGCTATGTACATCATTTACCGGACATGGTACGCGAAGGCCTGGTAGACGAGAGTCTGATCGATGAAGCGGTGCTGCGTATTCTGTCATTGAAAAAGCGTCTCGGTCTGTTCGAGCGCCCTGTGCGGGGAGCCGATCCGCAGGCGGAACGGGAGATTGTGTTCTGCGAAGAGCACCGTCAGGCGGCCCGGGAGGCTGCGGCTAAATCCTGCGTGCTCCTGAAGAACGATTCCTTGCTACCGCTGCGCGGTGAGCAGCGTGTGGCTTTGATCGGCCCGTTCGGTGCCAGCGGCGATATTCTTGGGCCATGGTCCTGGACGGGCTCGAAGGAAGATGCGGTGACCCTGGAACAGGGACTGCGCTCCAAGCTATCTTCCGGTGCCCTCACGGTAGCCGAGGGCTGTAACGTGAACGTCATGACCGGGCAGCAGTTGGATGAGGCGATGAAGGCGGCGAAGGAAGCCGACGTGATCGTGCTTGCGCTGGGCGAGGATTCCGAGATGAGTGGCGAAGCCGGCAGCCGTGCGTTCATAACTCTGCCGGAGCCGCAGCTCGAGCTGATTCGGCATTTGAAAACGCTGGAGAAGCCGATGGTTGCCGTATTGTTCAACGGTCGTCCGCTGGATCTGCACGGCGTGCTGGATGAGGCCGATGCCGTACTGGAAGCCTGGTTCCCAGGAAGTGAAGGCGGAGCGGCCGTAGCTGCCCTGCTTATGGGCGAAGCGAATCCTTCTGGCCGGCTCAGCATGTCGTTCCCTTATTCCGTTGGGCAGGTGCCGGTATACTATAACCATTTTAATACCGGCCGTCCGAAGGATGCGCCCGATGCGCAGGTACGCTATGTATCGCAATATTTGGACATTCCGAATGAGCCGCTGCTTCCGTTTGGATTCGGCCTCAGTTATACGGATTTCCTCTATGGGAGCATGAACTTGTCGGCGGAAGAAATGTCCCCGGATCAACCTCTTGAAGTTACGGTTTCGGTAACGAATGCCGGCGATATGGCCGGTGAAGAAGTCGTCCAGCTGTACGTCCGGGACCGATCCGGTGAGGTCGTTAGACCCGTCAAGGAGCTGAAAGCCTTCCGCAAGGTGCTGCTGCAGCCGGGCGAACGCCAGGAAATCACCTTTACGCTGACTGAAGAACAGCTGCGGTATCATCATTCGGATCTGTCCTTTACCAGCGATGCGGGTGAGTTCGACGTCATGGTCGGAAAGAACAGCCGGGATACGGAGACAAGACGTTTTCGGCTTCGGAAATAA
- a CDS encoding alpha/beta hydrolase family protein: protein MAWITCDFYSETLKLSTGIEVFIPQAALMPYGSSSKLPVLYLLHGRGADETEWMRRSSIERYAENKGIALVMPGVGRSYYMDMANGLPYFTFLSEELPELVPSFFPVSGRREDTFVAGISMGGYGAFKLAMSYPDRYAAGASLSGGLDLVSRAAGLGFQEQEIRTLFGRVDRLRGSRDDLLFLATEFAAYTGDKPMLYQCCGTEDFLYNDNQTFRQYADSLGLHITYEEEPGGHEWGYWDRKIQRVLDWLPLP from the coding sequence TTGGCATGGATCACGTGTGATTTTTATTCCGAAACACTGAAACTGTCTACCGGCATCGAGGTTTTTATACCGCAAGCCGCTTTGATGCCGTACGGTTCTTCTTCGAAACTGCCGGTGCTTTATTTGCTTCACGGCCGAGGAGCGGATGAGACCGAATGGATGCGCAGATCGTCCATCGAACGATACGCCGAGAATAAAGGCATCGCGCTCGTGATGCCGGGCGTCGGACGAAGCTATTATATGGACATGGCAAACGGCTTGCCTTACTTTACCTTCCTGAGCGAGGAGCTTCCAGAGCTCGTTCCATCGTTTTTTCCGGTGTCCGGACGAAGGGAAGATACCTTTGTCGCCGGAATTTCGATGGGGGGTTACGGAGCGTTCAAGCTGGCCATGAGTTATCCGGATCGATATGCGGCGGGCGCAAGCCTGTCGGGTGGGCTGGATCTTGTCAGTCGTGCTGCAGGGCTGGGCTTTCAAGAGCAAGAAATTCGAACCCTCTTTGGCCGTGTCGATAGATTACGGGGGAGCCGGGACGATTTGTTGTTTTTGGCCACGGAATTCGCGGCATATACAGGCGACAAACCGATGTTATATCAGTGTTGTGGGACCGAAGACTTTTTGTACAACGATAACCAAACCTTTAGACAATATGCGGACAGCCTGGGGCTTCACATCACCTATGAGGAAGAACCTGGTGGTCATGAATGGGGATATTGGGACCGTAAAATTCAGCGTGTGCTGGATTGGCTGCCCCTGCCCTGA